The following DNA comes from Seriola aureovittata isolate HTS-2021-v1 ecotype China chromosome 15, ASM2101889v1, whole genome shotgun sequence.
CAAATAAATGTACTACCTGGAGTTAACTAGGTTGAAGagaaaaattaaactaaattaaattaaatgtttttggcAAAATGTCTGTAGTTTGATAAGGTGCCAATACAGCAATGCAGTCTTAATTCATTTGTTGATTGAAAAATGAAGTTCAATTTCTCTGACTCTCATCCATACACGCATACGCTGTGTTTTTATCTTGATAACACCATTCTCTACTTGGGTGAAAGTCACTTTTTAGTTGCTGTTTTCAACTTTAACTCTCTTATTTTCTCAAAGAATTCATACTCACAATAAATTCAATTATTccattaaattttaatttacaaaatgtcagaaagtgttgaaagtttttaattttcattcatgatCCTGTGGAGGCCGTGATGAACAATACATGAGGTCAGTGCAGTTTTAGTCTTTGTTTGTAGTACTTTTCAGTGGTGTGATAGAAACAGCTTAAAAGACAGTTGCACATACAAACAAGCACTGTGGGATCTCGTGGCCAGATGGTTAAGGAACATACCATATAACTATGTCCCCACAGTCCTCTCTCTTTAGACTGTCAAATGAAGGGAAAATTGCccaaaaatatctttaaaaataaaaacttagcATTAACACGTTATCACACAAAAAAGAACAGCATAAATGGTAGCCTGAGTGATTGTTATACATGATATAAAGTACTAACAGCTACTGTAGATAGACATATAtacattgatatatatatatatcagtttGATTTCCTGATTTACTGAAGTCGTAGTATTCCTGCCTGCTCCCTGTGAGCGCTGGTGTTGCATGCATTTCATAGGGAAACTTCTATTAGAATTTTATTGATTTGCAAGATGTCAGATGTAATTGAATTTAAATTAGTTTATAATAATTTCATATCTTGTTTTCTTCTCGATTGAAATGACCagcaaaacatacacataaacatacagtacattcacattgagcaaaaatgtaattttcttcaCAGGTTCATTATATAAATACAGGGgggaaagagagtgagagaaagagagagaatagtagtagtagtagttattctaagctgtattatattatttaacttatgtattattataaatatcaaCAGCCAAAGTAAATTCTGTTTGATACTACGTGTGATATGCATGTTGCCTTTAAATTTTGAGTTATCTGCCATGTAATGCTGCTGAAAAGAACATGTTATGCAACAGGGCTGGGGACGCCATTGTAGTGGGGTTACATATATTTATCGTGAATGAGCCAGGGATTATCTATGTATACAAACATTATATTCCTTTTGCTTATTCCAAtcataaacaattaaaaacacgtTGAGCACATACTACTTTATAATTCATACTGCAAAGGCAGTTGTGCTTTGCTGGCCATAAGTaattcaggcaaaaaaaaagtgccctGTTGCAGGACTAAGCCAACTGTAATTTAGGGTGAGACCTCAACCTCGGCTTGGACAGCTGAGTGTCAGTCGACAGCATAGATGGTACAAGAGGATGGGCCTGATGGTCTGATCTCTGAGCCCATAGATAAGAGAAGTCAGACATCTGGGGAGGATATAGAtgaacacataaaaaacactCTTGATACGTACAATTGCTAACCTTTGCATGATTGTTGATAGTGATTGAACAATAGAGTTGTGCATAGTTGAGAAGAGACTGAGGCCCAGCTGcaccagatgcagcagcagtgtgttacGAGCCTTATGAGCTGAAGCTTTGTCTGCAGAGGCTGACCTGGCTGCTATCATCACACCAATATAAGACGAAATGATTGCCACAGTAGCAGATACAAACAGACAGTAAGTGTAGGCTTTGTCATAATGATCAGTTATTGGATCAAGCAACATTTGTATATCAGAGCAAACATCTGTCATCTGCAGGCTCTCCAGGTCTTTAAATGGAAAATTTAAGAGTAAAAGAATTCGAGTGAAGACATTTAGTAAGCTAATAGCCCAAACCACAATGATAGccactgctgtgtttctgatggTGGCGATGGTAGCATGCCTCAGTGGGTAGCACACAGCTACATATCTCTCCAGAGACATCACCAccagtgtgagaggagagatgtCATTTGTTAGTCTGGTGAACATGCAAAGAACCCCACACACTGGATATGTTAGCATTATTCTACAAGCAGCAAATATATATAGTAACTGGCTAAATGCCAACTGAGCAGTGTCTGCAAAAAGGAGGTTATACAGAAGAATGTAACGGGAGGTCTCCCGAAACACCAGTTTACTCCTCAGGGTAAAAAGCATGGTGCCATTGATGAAGAGGAACACACAGCATGGCATTCCAATCAGAGTGGAAAACAAGACTCTTTCCAGCAATCCCTGATACTGTTGACCAGTGATGTTGAGATTGATGATATTGAGAGTCTGAGATTGGTTTGCATATGACATTTTAGAGAAGCATTCAGGACAAAGAATAAATATGAACTTGTTGATGTAATTGAAGCACAAAAGCACAACACTTTTTTTGCAGTTTGCATTCCTAAAACAGTGAAGACATGTCATCTTTAGAGTACAGATACCTTTTACATTTGCTTGTAAATCAGAAAATTATTCATGTGCATTTTCCCTGTGCCGACAGTTAGCAGTTTAGAGTCCATGGTTAATTCCATGTGAGCAGAGCTGGTCTGCAGGGCTTGTCTGTCCTCACATGCTATATCTTAGCTCAGTTTACCCACCCACTTCATGACACTACGTGGACACCCAATAGTGTGGTCCATGTTCTATTCTCAGTATTGGGAATGAGAGCAGAACGTGTCTTGCTTGTACGTGGtgttattgttgtattgttgttaatgttaaacCCCTGAAGGGCCAGGACACTTAATCTTTAGTgttggtttattattattatttgtcttctGCCACAGCTCAAATTTCTGTGAGCTGGAATGAGCCAAAACCATGAAATTTGGCCCAATAACTGGAAATGATGTACAAATGCTTTCCAAGAAATGTCAGCCCAGTTTTCCAGATTGTGGTGTTGTTATTAAGGTAATCTTGAAATGTGGACATTAGTTGTAAACTGAGCTACTGACTGAGACAAACCAGCCTTCTCTACCAGCAGTACCGGCAGGCAGTGAATCACATCAGCAGCAAGGAGAAATACAGAGGATAGGAGGAAGGACTAACACTGACTGATATCTGTGCTCTTCATTCTGTCTAAACTTCGGCCAATATTTTGATGACAGATATATTATTTACTTAACTGATATTTTAGGTTTGTTTCCAGTGAGATATTGGGTTTATAGTGACTTTGCTGTTGTGAACATTACTGTTGCGGCTTTAGAAGCAGCATTTAGttgtatttaaaatatgaataaattataatccttttctaaatatttgtttttaaattataatttaaaaaaacattgtgtagtaatgaaaaaaaataaggtTATGAATCAGATTAAGATAAAATCTACTTAGCTGGTTAGTGACTTGTCCCAGACTTTGGAGGGATGAGCAGATCACAGTTCAAATATCCTCACTATAGGTTTGTGTAaccagtgttattttgtgattaataataatttttatggCTCACAGTGCGATCACTATCAAAAATGTAAAGGATTACTTAATTTGTTAGTGTTGTCTATTCATTAGTCGGGAGAGCTTTTGAATATCGATTGTCCTTGTAACTGCTACATACACTCATAAAGCCATGAAGTCATTTGTCTGTTGTAATAGCATTTTCATTGAGTACctttttgagaaaatttttagGACAGAATCTGGGTTCATTCTACATTGATTAACGGTGCCAATGTATCAATTAcatattttggcagaaaattaatttttaaggTTAATCGACCTAAATAGATTAGTTAAATAGATGAAATAGTCGATAGATTAATTGATAGAAAACATTAATTACTGGCAGCCCTACCATGATGGATTTTcaatcattttgtatttttagaaaaatactTTCTTTACATCTTCTCCAAAACTCTAGGTCAGCTTGCTACCGAATTGTCTGTAGATCATCATTGGACCAAGCTTATCAACAGTTGTATAAAACTTGTTGATATCTTATTTAGTTTTCAAGATATTGGCCAATAAACTTCATGAGTGGTCGGACTTTGCAGGAAAATGGCCATCTAATTCATTCATCACAAATTGTGGGTATGTATCTTCAGTCGTGGTTTGGGAATAGGTTTACTGAAGCATTTTGAATGTTGAGGATGCAATTGTAGAAATGTTGCAGGCTTTTTGATAAT
Coding sequences within:
- the LOC130182497 gene encoding odorant receptor 131-2-like — its product is MSYANQSQTLNIINLNITGQQYQGLLERVLFSTLIGMPCCVFLFINGTMLFTLRSKLVFRETSRYILLYNLLFADTAQLAFSQLLYIFAACRIMLTYPVCGVLCMFTRLTNDISPLTLVVMSLERYVAVCYPLRHATIATIRNTAVAIIVVWAISLLNVFTRILLLLNFPFKDLESLQMTDVCSDIQMLLDPITDHYDKAYTYCLFVSATVAIISSYIGVMIAARSASADKASAHKARNTLLLHLVQLGLSLFSTMHNSIVQSLSTIMQRLAIVRIKSVFYVFIYILPRCLTSLIYGLRDQTIRPILLYHLCCRLTLSCPSRG